The Streptomyces sp. NBC_00335 DNA window GGGGGAGCGGGTGATGTCGAAGGCGTCCGGATCGGGGAAGACGGACTCGTCCCGGTTGGCGGAGGCGTAGTACAGCACCACCTTGTCGCCGGGGACGAACGCGTGCCCGCCCAGGGTGTGTTCGGCGACCACCGTCCGGCGGAACTGGATGATCGGCGTGGAGTGGCGGATCATCTCGTCCACCGCGCCGTCCGCGTGCGCCTCGAAGTCCGCCAGCAGCAGGTCGCGTTGGTCCGGGTGGTCGGTCAGCAAGGTCAGGCCGTGGGTGATGGCATTGCGGGTGGTTTCCACTCCGGCCACCATCAACAGGGAGAAGAAGGCGCCGAGTTGGCGGGCTCCGAGTGCTTCGCCGTCCACGTTCGCGCAGACCAGGGCCGAGATCAGGTCGTCGGTCGGGTTCTCGCGCCGCTCCCGACCGATCCCCGCCACCATCCGCTGCATCCGGGCCAGGGCTCGCAGTCCGCGTCCGGGCATCCGCAGCCGGGCCGCCAGGCCCCGCTCGACGCCGATGTTCTCGGAGGCGTGGTTGACGCGGTCGGCGATCTCGGCGCGGTAGCGCTCCGGGATGCCCATCATGTTGCAGATGACCTCCAGGGGCAGCTTGGAGGCCACCGCCTCGACGAACTCGTCCGGCCGCCGGTCCAGCACGTCGTCCACGATGCGTGCCGCCACCGCGTGGATGTCCTCCTCGGCGGCCGCCAGCAGCCGGGGCGTGAAGGCCCGCTGCACGATCTTGCGCAGTTGCGCGTGCTCGGCGCCGTCCAGGTTGACCATCGAGTCCCCGAACAGCGCCCGTACCCACCGGGCCGGCTCGGGCGTCGTCACCCCGGGCGCGCTGGCGAACACCTTGGGCAGCCGGCTCGCCTCCTGCACGTCCGCGTGCCGTACGAGGGCCCAGTGCCCGGTCCCTTCGGGGACGAACACGGGGGAGTCCATGGCCCGTAGGCGGGCGAAGGCGGCCAGCCGGTGGGCGGGGGGCGCCTGCCAGAAGGCCGGGTCGGCCAATTCCCTGCCGGGGGCTGGGCCGGTGGTTGGGCCGGGGCGTTGTGCGGGGAGTGTCATGGGCTGAAAACGGTGCCGGGGGCGTGGGGGTGACGGGTTGTCCGGCGCGGCGCCGTTGCCGGGGGCTCCACCTCCGGACCCCCGCGCCTCAAACGCCGGCGGGGCTGGATTGGGTGCGGTTGGCCAGGGTCAGGCCTACTGCCACCGTTGCCGCCGCGATCAGGCCCGCGTACAGGACGGCGTAGGTGCCCGTCCACGAGCAGGCCAGGACCGCGAGGGCGGAGAGCGGCAGGGTCAGCTGCTGGGCGAGGCCCCGCTTGAAGTGGCGGGAGTGCAGCAGCCAGACCATCAGGAGGAAGAGCGCGGCCGGGACGGTGACGGCCGCGTTCGCGGCGAGCTGCGAGACGTGCGCCTTGCCGACCGCGTGCTCGACCGCCACCTCGATGCCCGCGCCGATCGCCGCGCCCGAGGCGAAGATCAACAGGTGGCCGTACCCCCACGGGATCGCCTCCCGGTTGGAGTCCAGGTGCTCGTGCATCGGCACCGCGAAGTAGATCCACCAGGCGGCGAAGACGATGAGCAGCCCGCCCGCCGCGATCGGCAGCAGCTCGCCCAGGGCCTCGTGCTCGTCGAGCGCCGACTTCACGGCCACCGTGCTCGCCGCGATCGTCTCGCCGAGCACGATGATCGTGAACAGGCCGTAGCGCTCCACGATGTGGTGGGCGTGCCACGGCGTCTGGTGGCCGCGCTCGGCCACCACCGGAACCAGCAGCTCCGCGACGACCAGGATCAGGAACAGCCAGCGCTTGGAGCCGTCCGGGACGAACAGCAGCGCCACCCAGCCGGCCTGGCACAGGACCAGCCCCGCCGCGTACTTCAGGGCCGCCGCGCGGGCCTCGCCGCTCTCGCCGGAGGCGGCGCGCAGCCACTGGGCGGTGAGCGCCACGCGCATGATCAGGTACCCGATGACGGGCACGGTCCAGTCGTTCTGGTCGAACGCCCGGCTCACGCCCGCCGCGTAGACGAGCACGCCGGCGATCTGGACGAGCGTCGCGATCCGGTACGGCACGTCGTCGCAGTCGTAGGCGGAGGCGAACCACGTGAAGTTCATCCACGCCCACCACACACCGAAGAAGACGAAGAAGTAGCTGATCACGCCGGTGCCGGGGTGCCCCTCGGCCAGCGCGTGCACGAGCTGGGCGCCCGCCTGCGCGATGGCGACGACGAAGCACAGGTCGAAGAACAGCTCCAGCGGGGTCGCGGCACGGTGGCCCTCGTCCCGGCTGCGGGCGGTCATGGGTACGTAAGCCAGAGCCATACCGCCCAGGACAGCAGCCCTACGGGGTTCAGCAGGCGAGGCGCGCGGCCCTCAGGGCCCGTGTGCCCCGGGCGGACTCGTACCGGCCCACGACGAGCCGGGCGAGGCGCGGGTGGTCGGCCAGCGGCTCCGAGACCGTCCAGGCGGCCGAGGCGTTCAGGGTGCGCGTGAAGCGGCCCGGGGCCAGCAGGTGCGCCGCCACCGCGATCCGGCGGTACCCGGCGTCCTGGAGCGAGGCCAGGGCTTCGGGGACGGTCGGCCCGGCGGAGGTGAGGTAGGCGGGGATCGCGGGGACGGGGGCCGCGCCGTCGTCGTACTCCAGCAGGGCGGCCAGCTGGGCCGCGCAGGCCTCCGTGCCGGCGTTGCCGCCGGGGCGGGAGGAGCCGGCTCCGGCCACCACCACCGCGTCGGCCCTCGTGTACGGGCCGCGGCGCCGCTCGGCCTCGCGCAGCCGGCCGTGCAGGGCGCGGGCGACGTCGCGCTCGCCGCTGAGGCCCTCGGTGAGGACGCAGCCGGTGCCTTCCAGGACGGCGGGTATGTCGACCCGGCGGTGGAAACCGTCGCCGAGCAGCAGCGGGACCACCACCGCGCGCGGGTGCTCCCGTACGACCTCGGCGAGCGAGGGGCGCTGCACGTCGAGGTGACCGACCAGCGCGTGCACCCCGCTGATGGCCTCGACGGCGGCGACGAGCCGGCGAAAAGTCGCGGCGGCCTCCGGGACCGCGCTGCCGTGGACGGCGATGACGAGCATGTGGTCTGCCTCCCTGATCCACCCCGTGGGTCCCCCTCCCACGCTAGGCGCGCCGCGGGCCCCCTGCAGCCTGGCCAAGGGCCCGCGCGGCAGGCCGGAGGTCCTGTGCGGAAAGGGTCGTTTCCCCGTCCCCAGGGGTCCTTTTCGGGCGTTCGGGGCCGTGGCGTCGACCTACCGTCGAAGAGTCGGAACGCATGCACGCGTGATGTCTTGGCCCGGCCGTCCTGGCCGCCCCGGGACCGCGCGGCACAGGGACACACGGAGTGAGATCCATGGGGCAGACGCTGGTTGTCATCGGCCACGGCATGGTGGGGCACCGCCTGCTGGAGGCGCTCGCCGAGCGTGACGCGCTCGCCGACCCGACCCGCTCCGAGCGCGGCGGCTGGCAGGTCACCGTCCTCGCGGAGGAGGAGCGCCCGGCCTACGACCGCGTGCACCTGTCCGCGGCCTTCACCGGCTCCACCGGCGAGGAGCTGTCCCTGGTCGAGCCCGGCTTCCTGGAGAAGTACGGCATCGACCTGCGCCTCGGCGACCCGGCGGCACTGATCGACACCACGGCCCGTACGGTCACCGCCCGCTCCGGCGAGGTGATCCGCTACGACGCGCTCGTGCTGGCGACCGGCTCCTACCCCTTCGTACCGCCGATCGACGGCGCCGACGCCGAGGGCTGCTTCACCTACCGCACGCTCGACGACGTCGAGGCCCTGACCGCGTACGCCGCGCACGCCGAGGTCCGGACCGGTGTCGTCATCGGCGGCGGGCTCCTCGGCCTGGAGGCGGCGGGCGCGCTGCGCACGCTCGGACTGGCCACGCACGTGGTGGAGTTCGCACCCCGGCTGATGCCGCTGCAGGTGGACGACGGTGGCGCGGCCGCCCTGCGGGCCACCATCGAGTCCATGGGCGTCGCCGTGCACACGGGCGTCGGCGCGGCCGGCGTCCAGATCCACCCCGACGGGCGGGCGCAGGCGCTCCGGCTGACCAGCGGCGAGGAGATCGGCTCCGACATCGTCGTCTTCTCGGCCGGCGTCCGGCCGCGCGACCGCCTGGCCCGCGAGTGCGGCCTGGCCGTGGGCGACCGCGGCGGGGTCGTCGTGGACGGCCACTGCCGCACCAGCGACCCGTACGTCTACGCGATCGGCGAGTGCGCGCAGACCGTCGACGGGAAGGTCTACGGGCTGGTCGCGCCCGGCTACCAGATGGCCGAGACCGTCGCCGAGGCCCTCGCGGGCGCGGGCGAGCTGACCTTCACCGGGGCCGACACCTCCACCAAGCTCAAGCTGATGGGCGCCGACGTGGCCTCCTTCGGCGACCCCTTCGCCCCCGAGGGCCGTGACGGGGCCGTATCGGTGGTCTTCTCCGACGCCCGCGAAGGCGTCTACAAGAAGCTGCTGCTGGGCCCCGACGGCGCGCTCCTCGGCGGAATCCTGGTCGGCGACGCGGAGGCGTACGGCTCGCTGAAGCCGCACGCCGGCCGGCAGCTGCCGGCCCCGCCGGAGGCCTTCATCCTGCCGTCGGGCGACGGCGTGGCGCTGCCCGGCGCGGACGCGCTGCCCGACGACGCGGTGGTGTGCAGCTGCCACAACATCACCAAGGGGCGGGTGCGCGAGGCGGTCGTCGCGGAGTCCCTCACCGACATCGGCGGCATCAAGAAGTGCACCAAGGCCGGCACGGGCTGCGGCGGCTGCATCGGCACGCTGCAAGCGGTCCTGGACGCCGAACTGGCCGCGGCGGGCATCGAGAAGCCCCGCGGGCTCTGCGAGCACTTCACCCTGACCCGCGCGGAGATCTACGAGAAGATCCGCACCGAGCGGATCCGCAGCTTCAGCGAGCTGCTGGAGTCCTACGGCGAGGGCGGCGAGGGCTGTGCCGTCTGCAAGCCGGTCGTCGCGAACGTCCTGGGCACCCTCGCCCCGGACCTCGGCATCGGGCACATCCTGGCGGGCGAGCAGGCGGCCCTGCAGGACTCCAACGACCTCTTCCTCGCCAACCTCCAGAAGGACGGCACCTACTCGGTCATCCCGCGCGTCGCTGGCGGCGAGATCACGGCCGATCAGGTCATCGCGCTGGGCGAGGTGGCCAGGGACTACGGCCTCTACACGAAGATCACCGGAGCCCAGCGCATCGGCCTCTTCGGTGTCCGCAAGGAGCAGCTGCCCGACATCTGGCGGCGCCTGGGCGGCGCCGGATTCGAGTCCGGGCAGGCGTACGGGAAGTCCCTGCGCGCGGTGAAGTCCTGCGTGGGCGCCCGCTTCTGCCGCTTCGGCCAGGGCGACTCCATCCAGCTCGCGATCGACCTGGAGCTGCGCTACCGGGGCCTGCGTACCCCGCACAAGTTCAAGGGCGGCGTCTCCGGCTGCCTGCGCGAGTGCGCGGAGGCGCGCGGCAAGGACATCGGCGTCATCGCCACCGCCAACGGCTGGAACCTGTACGTCAGCGGCAACGGCGGCGCGACCCCGCGTCACGCCGACCTCCTGGCCTCGGACCTGGACACCGCCGAACTCTTCGCGCTGATCGACCGGTTCCTCATGTACTACATCCGCACCGGCGAGCGCCTGGAGCGGACGTCCGCCTGGCTGGAGCGGCTCGGCGGCAGTGCCGCGGGGCTGGACCACCTCAAGGCCGTCCTGGTCGAGGACTCGCTCGGCATCTGCGCGGAGCTGGAGGCGCAGATGGAGCGCCACGTGTCGGCGTACGAGGACGAGTGGTCCGCGGTCCTGGAGGACCCGGCGGCGCTGGAGCGCTTCGGGACCGTGGACTTCGGTGCGGCCGAAGGCGCCGAAGGCGCGGCGCAGGCGCTGGAGCCGGGCCGCGGGCGGACCGCGGTGCTGCCGGACGGCACCGAGGCCGCGGTCTTCAAGGACCGGGCGGGCGAGGTCTACGCGGTCGGCAACCGGGACCCCTTCTCGGGAGCCGACGTCATCGCCAACGGCATCATGGGCTCGCGCGACGGGGTGCCCGTCGTGGCCTCGCCGATGCACAAGCAGGTCTTCGACCTGCGGACCGGCATCTGCCTGGACGACCCCGAGGTGTCCCTGCCGCTGGTGGAACTCAAGCCTTAAGGCTTTGCGGGCGCCGTACCAACGCACTGTGGGCGATGGGACCTTGTCCTGTCGCCCACACGACGTTCTCCCCTGATGCGGGGCGCCCCTGTAGGCGGACCCTAAGAAGGTCAGGGCTTTCAGCTTCATTCTTCTCAACCCCTCCGAACGTTCAGGACATGCCATGAGTTCCGCCAAGCAGGAAGCGCGCGCGGCGACCGCCCGAGTGCAGGCGCCCGACCCGGCGCAGTACCGCCCCGGTCGCACCATCACGGAGTGGACGCCCGAGGATCCGTCCTTCTGGCAGACCACGGGCAAGAAGGTCGCCACCCGCAACCTGTGGATCGCGGTGCCGGCCCTGCTGGTGGCCTTCGTGGTCTGGCAGGTCTGGAGCATCACGGCGACCAACCTCAAGGACGTCGGCTTCGGCTTCTCGCAGTCCCAGCTGTTCTGGCTGACGGCCGTCCCCGGCATCACGGGCGGCACCGCCCGCATCCTCTACACCTTCATCGGCCCGATGATCGGCCAGCGCCGCTTCACGGCGCTCTCCACGGTCATCCTGATCGTGCCGCTGCTGTGGCTGGGCTTCGCGGTGCAGGACCCCACCACCTCCTACACCACGCTGGTCGCCATCGCCGCGCTCTGCGGCATCGGCGGCGCCAACTTCTCCTCCTCCCTGGCCAACATCGGCTTCTTCTACCCGAAGCAGGAGAAGGGCAACGCGACCGGCATCAACGGCGGCCTGGGCAACCTGGGCGTCTCGGTGGTCCAGCTGCTCACCCCCATCCTGATCACCACCTCGGTCCTGGCCATCGGCTCGGGCCAGAAGAAGGCCGACGGCTCGGAGATCTACCTCCAGAACGCCGCGTTCGTCTGGGTGCCGGTCCTGATCGTCCTCGCGGCCGTCGCCTGGTTCGGCCAGAACGACCTGAAGGTGGCCTCCACCCCCTTCAGCCAGCAGAAGATCATCTTCAAGCGCAAGCACAACTGGCTGATGACCTGGCTCTACGTCGGCACCTTCGGCTCCTTCATCGGTTTCGCGGCGGCGCTCCCGCTGCTCATCAAGACGACCTTCCCGGCGTACTCCGTGGCCACCTACGCCTGGATGGGCCCGGCGCTCGGCGCGCTGGCCCGCTGGGCCGGCGGCTGGATCGCCGACAAGTTCGGCGGCGCGCGGGTGACGATCCTGTCCTTCGTGGGCATGGGCGCGTCGATCATCGGCGTGATCACCTTCCTTCCGGTGGGCTCCGACCAGGGCTCCTTCTACGGCTTCTTCTTCTGCTTCCTCTCGGCGTTCTTCTTCTCGGGCATCGGCAACGGCTCGACCTTCCGCCAGATCCCGGTCATCTTCCGCGGCCAGCACCTCGCGGGCCTGACGGAGGGCACCCCGCGGTACGCGAAGGCGCTGAAGCAGGCGGAGATCGAGTCGGGCGCGGTGACCGGCTTCACCGCGGCCATCGCCGCCTACGGCTTCTTCTTCATCCCGGCGATGTTCGCCAACTTCGCCGTGACCAGCGCGATGTGGGGCTTCGTCGCCTTCTACGCCAGCTGCGTCGTCGTGGCCTGGTGGTTCTACGCCCGCAAGGGCGCGGAGGCGCCCAGCTAGGCCTCGGCCCCTGGCTGTCAGCCCGGGTGGGGTGCGGGGTCGCTGCGCGAGCGTGACCCGGACCCGCCCGGGCTTCTCGCGGCCCGCCCGGGCCCCAGCCCGGGCCCCAGCCCGGGCCCCAGCCCGGGCCCCAACCCGACCCCACCCCGGGCTGAGACTCGGCCCCCGCCCCGGGCTGAGACTCGGCCCCCGCCCCGGGCTGAGACTCGGCCCCCGCCCCGGGCTGAGACCCGGCCACCGCCCCGGACCGGACCGGACCGGACCCGACCCGCCCCCGGACATGGGCTGCGCCCGTCCCCGACCGCGGCGCCGTTGCCGGGGGCCAGCCCCGGACCCCCGCTCCTCAAACGCCGCAGGGGC harbors:
- the nirB gene encoding nitrite reductase large subunit NirB gives rise to the protein MGQTLVVIGHGMVGHRLLEALAERDALADPTRSERGGWQVTVLAEEERPAYDRVHLSAAFTGSTGEELSLVEPGFLEKYGIDLRLGDPAALIDTTARTVTARSGEVIRYDALVLATGSYPFVPPIDGADAEGCFTYRTLDDVEALTAYAAHAEVRTGVVIGGGLLGLEAAGALRTLGLATHVVEFAPRLMPLQVDDGGAAALRATIESMGVAVHTGVGAAGVQIHPDGRAQALRLTSGEEIGSDIVVFSAGVRPRDRLARECGLAVGDRGGVVVDGHCRTSDPYVYAIGECAQTVDGKVYGLVAPGYQMAETVAEALAGAGELTFTGADTSTKLKLMGADVASFGDPFAPEGRDGAVSVVFSDAREGVYKKLLLGPDGALLGGILVGDAEAYGSLKPHAGRQLPAPPEAFILPSGDGVALPGADALPDDAVVCSCHNITKGRVREAVVAESLTDIGGIKKCTKAGTGCGGCIGTLQAVLDAELAAAGIEKPRGLCEHFTLTRAEIYEKIRTERIRSFSELLESYGEGGEGCAVCKPVVANVLGTLAPDLGIGHILAGEQAALQDSNDLFLANLQKDGTYSVIPRVAGGEITADQVIALGEVARDYGLYTKITGAQRIGLFGVRKEQLPDIWRRLGGAGFESGQAYGKSLRAVKSCVGARFCRFGQGDSIQLAIDLELRYRGLRTPHKFKGGVSGCLRECAEARGKDIGVIATANGWNLYVSGNGGATPRHADLLASDLDTAELFALIDRFLMYYIRTGERLERTSAWLERLGGSAAGLDHLKAVLVEDSLGICAELEAQMERHVSAYEDEWSAVLEDPAALERFGTVDFGAAEGAEGAAQALEPGRGRTAVLPDGTEAAVFKDRAGEVYAVGNRDPFSGADVIANGIMGSRDGVPVVASPMHKQVFDLRTGICLDDPEVSLPLVELKP
- a CDS encoding NarK family nitrate/nitrite MFS transporter, producing the protein MSSAKQEARAATARVQAPDPAQYRPGRTITEWTPEDPSFWQTTGKKVATRNLWIAVPALLVAFVVWQVWSITATNLKDVGFGFSQSQLFWLTAVPGITGGTARILYTFIGPMIGQRRFTALSTVILIVPLLWLGFAVQDPTTSYTTLVAIAALCGIGGANFSSSLANIGFFYPKQEKGNATGINGGLGNLGVSVVQLLTPILITTSVLAIGSGQKKADGSEIYLQNAAFVWVPVLIVLAAVAWFGQNDLKVASTPFSQQKIIFKRKHNWLMTWLYVGTFGSFIGFAAALPLLIKTTFPAYSVATYAWMGPALGALARWAGGWIADKFGGARVTILSFVGMGASIIGVITFLPVGSDQGSFYGFFFCFLSAFFFSGIGNGSTFRQIPVIFRGQHLAGLTEGTPRYAKALKQAEIESGAVTGFTAAIAAYGFFFIPAMFANFAVTSAMWGFVAFYASCVVVAWWFYARKGAEAPS
- a CDS encoding low temperature requirement protein A, with the translated sequence MALAYVPMTARSRDEGHRAATPLELFFDLCFVVAIAQAGAQLVHALAEGHPGTGVISYFFVFFGVWWAWMNFTWFASAYDCDDVPYRIATLVQIAGVLVYAAGVSRAFDQNDWTVPVIGYLIMRVALTAQWLRAASGESGEARAAALKYAAGLVLCQAGWVALLFVPDGSKRWLFLILVVAELLVPVVAERGHQTPWHAHHIVERYGLFTIIVLGETIAASTVAVKSALDEHEALGELLPIAAGGLLIVFAAWWIYFAVPMHEHLDSNREAIPWGYGHLLIFASGAAIGAGIEVAVEHAVGKAHVSQLAANAAVTVPAALFLLMVWLLHSRHFKRGLAQQLTLPLSALAVLACSWTGTYAVLYAGLIAAATVAVGLTLANRTQSSPAGV
- a CDS encoding cytochrome P450, whose product is MTLPAQRPGPTTGPAPGRELADPAFWQAPPAHRLAAFARLRAMDSPVFVPEGTGHWALVRHADVQEASRLPKVFASAPGVTTPEPARWVRALFGDSMVNLDGAEHAQLRKIVQRAFTPRLLAAAEEDIHAVAARIVDDVLDRRPDEFVEAVASKLPLEVICNMMGIPERYRAEIADRVNHASENIGVERGLAARLRMPGRGLRALARMQRMVAGIGRERRENPTDDLISALVCANVDGEALGARQLGAFFSLLMVAGVETTRNAITHGLTLLTDHPDQRDLLLADFEAHADGAVDEMIRHSTPIIQFRRTVVAEHTLGGHAFVPGDKVVLYYASANRDESVFPDPDAFDITRSPNPHLGFGGGGPHFCLGAHLARVEMKALFRELLTRPVGLRAVGLPDLAGSSFDNRVRSLRFAFEQP
- a CDS encoding sirohydrochlorin chelatase: MLVIAVHGSAVPEAAATFRRLVAAVEAISGVHALVGHLDVQRPSLAEVVREHPRAVVVPLLLGDGFHRRVDIPAVLEGTGCVLTEGLSGERDVARALHGRLREAERRRGPYTRADAVVVAGAGSSRPGGNAGTEACAAQLAALLEYDDGAAPVPAIPAYLTSAGPTVPEALASLQDAGYRRIAVAAHLLAPGRFTRTLNASAAWTVSEPLADHPRLARLVVGRYESARGTRALRAARLAC